One Brassica napus cultivar Da-Ae chromosome C2, Da-Ae, whole genome shotgun sequence DNA window includes the following coding sequences:
- the LOC125581925 gene encoding uncharacterized protein LOC125581925 has product MNSNSQTPVTGDVPATKPYGKDIVSSAEPIKRVDQTGVSLDSAAFGDSKYKKQDGNAVVSSAFPAKYAGKPEDSLATAISGDSKSKKSNGKAVVSSTDPVKRPRQYGVSLANAVSGDPASRKLNGKAVVSASDEVLFFKDLKFGPQEGELRFRLIHFWEARNALTKVLFGLELLLIDGQGTVIQGFIPQNRIETYLPHMFAGSVYRLNNFYGSKSKNVYRVAEPDVIISFTWNSVLSVLLNSPVPFPEDRFRFYGYEEFEAACDLKGDLYDYVGHLKLVNEQALSDSLVLDEVEIASSRRILVHVQTHDGPVMKLYLWDKAAAAFYEKFKALGKPPSVILVTTVNPKHFGGALTLSSFSSSRVFF; this is encoded by the exons ATGAATTCCAACAGTCAAACACCTGTTACCGGCGATGTTCCCGCGACGAAACCATACGGAAAAGACATTGTATCCTCCGCCGAGCCGATCAAACGAGTCGATCAAACTGGAGTCTCTCTCGATTCAGCTGCCTTCGGCGATTCGAAGTATAAGAAGCAAGACGGCAACGCCGTTGTCTCCTCCGCTTTTCCGGCCAAATATGCCGGCAAACCCGAAGATTCTCTCGCTACAGCTATCTCCGGCGATTCGAAGTCCAAGAAATCAAACGGCAAGGCAGTTGTCTCCTCCACCGATCCGGTCAAACGACCCCGTCAATACGGAGTCTCTCTCGCTAACGCTGTCTCCGGCGATCCAGCTTCCAGGAAACTAAACGGCAAAGCTGTCGTCTCCGCCTCTGATGAAGTACTATTCTTCAAAGATCTCAAGTTCGGACCACAAGAAGGCGAGCTAAGATTTCGTCTGATACATTTTTGGGAGGCTCGGAACGCACTCACGAAGGTCCTTTTTGGTCTTGAATTGCTTCTGATAGACGGACAG GGCACTGTGATCCAAGGGTTCATCCCACAAAACAGGATCGAGACCTATTTGCCACATATGTTCGCTGGTTCCGTCTACAGGCTTAATAACTTTTATGGCTCCAAAAGCAAGAATGTGTACCGAGTTGCTGAGCCAGACGTGATCATTTCTTTCACATGGAATTCTGTGCTCTCCGTTCTCTTGAACAGTCCGGTCCCGTTTCCTGAAGATCGGTTCCGATTCTATGGTTACGAAGAGTTCGAGGCGGCCTGTGATCTCAAGGGAGATCTTTATG ACTATGTCGGTCACTTGAAACTGGTGAATGAGCAGGCCTTGAGTGACAGTCTTGTGCTTGATGAAGTCGAGATCGCTTCTTCAAGAAGAATTTTGGTCCATGTCCAGACACATGA TGGTCCTGTCATGAAGCTGTACTTATGGGACAAGGCCGCTGCGGCCTTCTATGAGAAGTTTAAAGCGCTTGGAAAACCTCCATCTGTTATTCTGGTGACAACTGTGAATCCAAAACATTTTGGAG GTGCCTTAACTCTGTCATCTTTTTCATCTTCGCGTGTATTTTTTTGA
- the LOC125581926 gene encoding uncharacterized protein LOC125581926, translated as MKQEGAKVAWFECTATIDDVVHDSAWYYIACGGCKTKATKGPTTLMCKKCGKTDIVGASEYLTKIAVYDNNDHASFVLLGDAGRELTGMKASELVESYFEANESVGDDHVVPVPHSLTDSIGQTRTFIIKVSKHNLDGKTQSLTVTKVLPLEVGALEGNIDEDVEEEPADDNDGGADVTVKRNSDGIESGETKSAKCG; from the exons ATGAAGCAGGAAGGGGCAAAG GTAGCTTGGTTCGAATGCACAGCCACTATTGATGATGTTGTGCATGATTCGGCGTGGTATTATATTGCTTGTGGTGGGTGCAAGACTAAAGCAACCAAAGGGCCTACCACACTTATGTGTAAGAAGTGTGGAAAGACTGATATTGTCGGTGCTTCGGA GTATCTCACGAAGATCGCTGTCTATGACAACAATGACCACGCTAGCTTTGTGCTTCTCGGTGATGCTGGGCGTGAGTTGACTGGGATGAAAGCCTCAGAATTGGTTGAGAGCTACTTTGAG GCAAATGAAAGCGTCGGAGATGATCATGTAGTCCCGGTGCCACATTCTCTGACTGATTCCATTGGACAGACCCGCACGTTCATTATCAAGGTGTCAAAACACAACCTGGATGGCAAGACCCAGTCTTTGACTGTCACCAAAGTTCTTCCTCTGGAAGTTGGGGCACTTGAAGGCAACATAGATGAGGACGTGGAAGAGGAGCCTGCTGATGATAATGATGGAGGTGCAGATGTGACTGTGAAAAGGAACTCTGATGGGATCGAGTCTGGAGAGACCAAGAGTGCCAAATGTGGCTAA